A DNA window from Xyrauchen texanus isolate HMW12.3.18 chromosome 6, RBS_HiC_50CHRs, whole genome shotgun sequence contains the following coding sequences:
- the LOC127645099 gene encoding cytochrome c oxidase assembly factor 1 homolog, whose amino-acid sequence MSRSTSLLQQMTLFITVVTGGGCAMMYYLMQKNFAKAEYYRLTLEQLNNNSTAMASLGAPPLKIHNIHLSDRHNRMDHSIAQIKIPVTGPKTGGYLYTTSTRDTLMNRWQLQHVFLKLRDGETIEIFNKTESKE is encoded by the exons ATGAGTCGATCGACCAGTCTCTTGCAGCAGATGACTTTGTTCATCACCGTAGTGACCGGCGGCGGCTGTGCTATGATGTATTACCTCATGCAGA AGAATTTTGCTAAAGCAGAGTACTACCGTCTCACCCTGGAACAGCTAAACAATAATTCTACAGCCATGGCCAGTCTGGGCGCTCCTCCTCTGAAGATCCACAACATCCATTTATCTGACAGACACAACCGCATGGATCACAGCATTGCTCAG ATAAAGATCCCCGTTACCGGCCCAAAGACAGGTGGTTACCTCTACACAACATCCACGAGAGACACTCTCATGAACAG ATGGCAACTTCAGCATGTGTTCTTGAAGCTGAGAGATGGTGAGACCATCGAGATTTTCAACAAGACTGAATCTAAAGAGTAG
- the blvra gene encoding biliverdin reductase A yields MFGSVVVGIGIAGCVRMRDLLAPLPSSAAENLIIKGFVSRRSLEDQQGVKQISMTEALNMEDIQVAFICTENKNHEEHIRQFLEAGKHVCVEYPMTLSHTSAVELWDLAQQKGLVLHEEHIELFTPDFKQLKKDIAGKILEEGTLHFTGGPMKPDFGFLAFSGIARLTWLTELFGELTVTAGSLVDDKEKKYTKMTAHFLTQQQKPLTWIEERGPGLGRAKHMNFRFLDCTITELPAGQREPVGLFMQDMVLFGRKLLGEVPVVELHTEKRRILHCLELADRIRQLSENTQA; encoded by the exons ATGTTTGGCTCAGTGGTTGTGGGTATAGGCATCGCAGGATGTGTAAGAATGCGAGATTTACTGGCTCCTTTACCATCAAGTGCTGCGGAAAATCTCATCATCAAAGGATTTGTCTCCAG GAGGAGCCTTGAAGATCAGCAGGGAGTGAAACAGATCTCCATGACAGAGGCGTTAAACATGGAAGACATCCAGGTGGCTTTTATATGCACTGAAAACAAGAACCATGAAGAGCACATCAG ACAGTTCTTGGAGGCGGGAAAGCATGTGTGCGTTGAGTATCCCATGACTCTTAGCCACACATCTGCGGTGGAGCTGTGGGACCTGGCTCAACAGAAGG GCTTAGTGCTACATGAAGAACATATTGAACTCTTCACCCCTGATTTTAAACAGCTGAAAAAAGACATAGCTGGAAAGATATTAGAGGAAGGAACTCTGCACTTCACAG GTGGTCCCATGAAGCCAGATTTCGGGTTCTTGGCTTTCAGTGGCATTGCCAGATTGACCTGGTTGACTGAACTTTTCGGAGAGCTCACAGTTACTGCAGGATCTTTGGTGGATGATAAAGAGAAAAAATACACGAAGATGACGGCACACTTCCTAACCCAACAGCAGAA ACCCCTTACATGGATCGAAGAACGGGGTCCAGGACTGGGAAGAGCCAAGCACATGAATTTTCGCTTTCTGGATTGCACCATTACAGAGCTCCCAGCTGGTCAGAGAGAGCCGGTGGGGCTGTTCATGCAGGATATGGTGCTGTTTGGCAGGAAGCTGCTTGGAGAGGTGCCCGTTGTGGAGCTCCATACGGAGAAGAGGAGGATCCTGCACTGTCTGGAGCTGGCAGACCGGATTCGCCAGCTCAGTGAAAACACTCAGGCCTGA